The DNA sequence TTTTTGACAGAATACAAGAGTAGCTTTTGTACACATTATAGAATAAACATAATTGGAGTGGACAACTTGGCAGGAATCGATAAAGAGATGTTTGGTCAACGTCTTAGAGAGATCCGAAAGAAACATGGGATGACTCAGGCTGAACTTGGAGAAAAGACTGGTCTTGCAGATAAATATATTAGCAGGATTGAGACAGGAAAAGCAGATGTTTCCCTGGACTGTTTTGTAAAGCTGGTGAATGCATTTGATGTTCCCGCAGATTATTATCTTCAGGATAGTATAAGCTATGACTATAAGGTCGAAGGCGGAGAACTGGAGAAATATGTATCTTTTCAGCGGTTTGGTACTGCAAAGACAGAACAGTTACTGGCGGTTCTTGATAAGCTGATCATGCTTATGGATATAACCAAATAGTCGGTAATCAGATAAATATAATCGGGGGGGACAAATGATACAAATAGCAATTTGTGATGATGATGCAGTTATGCTCACAGAGATGCAGAGTGTAATTACACAACATATGGAACAGAAAAATCTTAATTATCAGCTATATTCTTATCAAAATGGAGAAGCATTATTGCTGGGAACGGAAGATGCCGGAATGTTTCATATTGTTTTTCTGGATATTGAATTAACAAGAATGGATGGGATTCGGGTAGCAGGAATACTACGGGAGAAATACCCATCCATTATTCTTGTCTTTATATCTGCGTATAGTGAATATTATAAGGCGGCTTTTGATGTTCAGCCTTTTCAGTTTCTTGATAAGCCGGTTGCGGCAGACAGGCTTCTTTTAACATTAGATC is a window from the Lachnospiraceae bacterium GAM79 genome containing:
- a CDS encoding helix-turn-helix domain-containing protein, with product MAGIDKEMFGQRLREIRKKHGMTQAELGEKTGLADKYISRIETGKADVSLDCFVKLVNAFDVPADYYLQDSISYDYKVEGGELEKYVSFQRFGTAKTEQLLAVLDKLIMLMDITK